One genomic region from Augochlora pura isolate Apur16 chromosome 7, APUR_v2.2.1, whole genome shotgun sequence encodes:
- the Urm1 gene encoding ubiquitin-related modifier 1 isoform X1 produces MQAHAVRMYTTDRLNGRNVELNRGGAELLFDNKKKYDVNLPGNEWTIQSLLFWIKDNLLRERPELFLQGDTVRPGILVLVNDTDWELLGEGNYKLCPGDAVLFISTLHGG; encoded by the exons ATGCAAGCACACGCTGTACGAATGTACACTACTGACCGTCTGAACGGAAGGAACGTGGAATTGAACCG GGGTGGGGCAGAACTACTTTTCGACaacaagaaaaaatatgaCGTGAACTTACCTGGAAACGAAT GGACCATACAGAGCCTGCTCTTCTGGATAAAAGATAACCTCTTAAGGGAACGACCGGAATTATTTCTGCAGGGAGACACTGT ACGACCGGGAATTTTGGTTCTTGTCAACGATACGGATTGGGAACTGTTG gGCGAGGGGAACTACAAATTGTGCCCCGGTGACGCAGTACTGTTCATATCCACTTTACATGGCGGATAA
- the Urm1 gene encoding ubiquitin-related modifier 1 isoform X2 — MASKNSETRVIIEFRGGAELLFDNKKKYDVNLPGNEWTIQSLLFWIKDNLLRERPELFLQGDTVRPGILVLVNDTDWELLGEGNYKLCPGDAVLFISTLHGG; from the exons atggcGTCTAAAAATAGTGAAACGCGTGTGATTATCGAATTTAG GGGTGGGGCAGAACTACTTTTCGACaacaagaaaaaatatgaCGTGAACTTACCTGGAAACGAAT GGACCATACAGAGCCTGCTCTTCTGGATAAAAGATAACCTCTTAAGGGAACGACCGGAATTATTTCTGCAGGGAGACACTGT ACGACCGGGAATTTTGGTTCTTGTCAACGATACGGATTGGGAACTGTTG gGCGAGGGGAACTACAAATTGTGCCCCGGTGACGCAGTACTGTTCATATCCACTTTACATGGCGGATAA